One Vigna unguiculata cultivar IT97K-499-35 chromosome 7, ASM411807v1, whole genome shotgun sequence genomic region harbors:
- the LOC114190068 gene encoding cytochrome P450 704C1-like, which yields MKLTDFLLALKPLFATVIAVISVAVIVKILGIRFFDKKRKYHPVAGTVIHQLFNFTRLLDYMIDCTNQRKTYRLLSFNRSEVYTANPVNIEYFLATNFSNYGKGWYHHSVLSDFLGDSIFTVDGEQWRHQRKAASYQFSTKMLRDYSNSAFKSNALKLAEIVSEAAISNNIIDMQELFMEATLDSVCKVMLGVDLDTMRGTYIEGREFSIAFDEASAAIMYRYFNILWRVMRFLNIGSEAVLRKSLRVMDEFVYELIRNKIEQDQKPQDNLPVVKGDMLSRFIELKETDLKYLRDISLSFILAGKDTTAITLSWFFYEICKNSHVQEKIAQEIRETTNVAAGSTIDELAARVTEENLEKMQYLHASLNETVRLHPAVPVQGKFCFSDDTWPDGFSVRKGDLVSFQPYVMGRMKFLWGEDAENFRPERWLDENGILKKESPFKFTAFHAGPRICLGKEFAYRQMKIYSTLLLGSHSFKLADQNKSVKYRTMLTLQIEGGLHVYASRRE from the exons atgaagCTCACAGATTTTCTCCTTGCTCTGAAACCACTCTTTGCAACAGTAATAGCTGTTATCTCAGTTGCTGTTATTGTAAAAATCCTTGGTATTAGATTTTTCGACAAGAAAAGGAAGTACCATCCGGTTGCTGGCACAGTCATACACCAACTTTTCAACTTTACCAGACTCCTGGATTACATGATCGACTGTACAAACCAGAGAAAAACTTACAGGTTGCTTAGCTTCAACAGAAGTGAGGTCTACACTGCAAACCCTGTTAATATTGAGTATTTCCTTGCCACAAATTTCTCAAACTACGGCAAG GGTTGGTATCACCATAGTGTCTTGTCAGATTTTCTTGGAGATAGTATATTCACGGTGGATGGGGAGCAGTGGAGACATCAGAGAAAGGCAGCAAGCTATCAATTCTCAACGAAAATGTTGAGAGACTACAGCAATTCAGCGTTCAAGTCTAATGCACTAAAACTTGCAGAGATCGTGTCTGAAGCTGCAatctcaaataatattattgacatGCAG GAATTGTTCATGGAAGCTACTCTAGATTCTGTATGCAAGGTTATGTTGGGTGTTGATCTGGACACCATGCGTGGAACCTATATAGAAGGCAGGGAGTTTTCCATTGCGTTTGATGAAGCAAGTGCTGCTATCATGTACCGGTATTTTAACATTCTCTGGAGAGTTATGCGGTTCTTGAACATTGGATCAGAAGCAGTTCTTAGGAAAAGTTTAAGAGTGATGGATGAATTCGTTTATGAACTAATCAGAAACAAGATAGAGCAAGACCAAAAGCCACAAGATAATTTACCT GTGGTGAAAGGAGACATGTTGTCAAGGTTTATAGAATTGAAAGAAACTGATCTAAAGTACCTTAGAGACATTTCCTTGAGCTTTATCCTTGCAGGGAAAGATACAACAGCAATTACTCTTTCCTGGTTTTTTTATGAGATTTGCAAGAACTCTCACGTGCAGGAGAAGATTGCACAAGAAATTAGAGAGACAACAAATGTAGCAGCGGGATCAACCATTGATGAACTTGCAGCTAGAGTAACTGAAGAGAACCTGGAAAAGATGCAGTACCTACATGCCTCATTGAATGAAACAGTCAGGCTCCATCCAGCAGTTCCAGTG CAAGGTAAGTTTTGTTTTTCAGATGACACGTGGCCAGATGGATTTAGCGTGAGGAAAGGTGATCTTGTGTCATTCCAACCGTATGTCATGGGAAGGATGAAGTTCTTGTGGGGTGAAGATGCTGAAAATTTCAGGCCAGAGAGATGGCTTGATGAGAATGGAATTTTGAAGAAGGAAAGCCCTTTTAAGTTCACAGCCTTTCAC GCGGGTCCAAGAATTTGCCTGGGGAAGGAGTTTGCATACAGACAGATGAAAATATATTCTACACTCCTCTTAGGTAGTCACAGCTTCAAACTGGCAGACCAAAACAAATCAGTGAAATACAGAACCATGCTTACTCTACAAATTGAAGGTGGCCTGCACGTTTATGCTTCTCGGAGAGAGTAA
- the LOC114191524 gene encoding DEAD-box ATP-dependent RNA helicase 7: protein MPSVSLSVTDTTLQENKKLSAKKAKNQSPIIAEKKSASKLLSDPNTPDPDQDGVSGKLQKKAKKRKASDIEAMAATNDADEDTGSELVEPESSREDDHKKKKKKKKAKSEEQPLVMEAEEKEEKKEDPNAVSKFRISEPLRLKLKEKGIESLFPIQAMTFDLVLDGSDLVGRARTGQGKTLAFVLPILESLINGPAKSSRKTGYGRTPSVLVLLPTRELACQVHADFEVYGGAMGLSSCCLYGGAPYNTQEIKLRRGVDIVIGTPGRVKDHIERGNIDLSQLKFRVLDEADEMLRMGFVEDVELILGKVENVNKVQTLLFSATLPDWVKHIAAQFLKPDKKTADLVGNTKMKASTNVRHIVLPCSASARSQLIPDIIRCYSSGGRTIIFTETKESASQLAGLLPGARALHGDIQQAQREVTLSGFRSGKFMTLVATNVAARGLDINDVQLIIQCEFPREVESYIHRSGRTGRAGNTGVAVTLYDPKRSNISKIERESGVKFEHISAPRPDDIAKAVGGEAAEMITQVSDSVIPAFKETAEELLKSSGLTVVELLAKALAKAVGYTEIKQRSLLTSMENYVTLLLEIGKPIFTPSFAYGILRRFLPEEKVEAVKGLSLTADGNGAVFDVPAEDLDTYLSGQENAANVSLEVLKALPRLQQRDQSRGGRFGDGGRGGGNRFGRGGGGRNGRFSNDRFSNGGGRGGRGNWGGKRW from the exons ATGCCTTCAGTCTCTCTCTCTgtcactgacaccactctccaAGAAAACAAGAAGCTAAGCGCCAAGAAAGCCAAAAACCAATCCCCAATCATTGCAGAGAAGAAGAGCGCCTCTAAACTTCTTTCCGATCCCAATACCCCCGATCCCGACCAAGATGGGGTCTCGGGGAAGCTTCAGAAGAAGGCGAAGAAGCGTAAGGCTTCAGATATAGAGGCTATGGCGGCGACCAACGATGCCGACGAAGACACTGGTTCCGAGCTTGTGGAGCCCGAATCTTCTAGAGAAGACGAccacaagaagaagaaaaagaagaaaaaggccAAGTCCGAGGAACAGCCTTTGGTGATGGAAGCagaggaaaaagaagagaagaaggaggatCCTAATGCGGTCTCCAAATTCAGGATATCTGAACCGTTGAGGCTGAAGTTGAAGGAGAAGGGGATTGAATCGTTGTTTCCGATTCAGGCCATGACTTTCGATTTGGTTCTCGACGGTTCTGATTTGGTTGGTCGGGCTCGCACCGGTCAG GGTAAAACTCTGGCATTTGTGCTACCCATATTGGAGTCTTTAATAAATGGTCCGGCTAAGTCTTCTAGAAAGACGGGCTACGGGAGAACTCCAAGCGTTCTTGTGCTTCTTCCAACTAGGGAATTGGCTTGTCAG GTGCATGCTGATTTTGAAGTTTATGGTGGGGCGATGGGATTGAGTTCTTGTTGTTTGTATGGTGGAGCTCCGTATAACACTCAAGAAATTAAGCTTAGAAGAGGTGTTGATATTGTTATTGGCACACCAGGTCGTGTAAAG GATCATATTGAGAGAGGGAATATAGATCTGAGCCAACTGAAATTTCGTGTGCTTGATGAAGCAGATGAAATGCTGAGGATGGGTTTTGTTGAAGATGTTGAGTTGATTCTAG GTAAGGTTGAGAATGTTAATAAAGTTCAGACTCTTCTTTTCAGCGCTACTTTACCAGACTGGGTTAAACAT ATCGCTGCACAATTTCTGAAGCCAGATAAGAAAACTGCTGACCTTGTTGGAAATACAAAAATGAAGGCTAGTACCAATGTGAGGCATATTGTTCTTCCTTGTTCTGCTTCTGCCAGGTCCCAACTTATCCCGGACATTATTCGGTGTTATAGCAg TGGAGGCCGGACAATTATATTTACCGAGACGAAGGAGTCTGCTTCTCAGCTTGCAGGGTTGTTACCTGGAGCCAGAGCTCTCCATGGTGACATACAACAAGCACAACGTGAG GTTACTCTATCTGGCTTCAGGTCTGGGAAATTCATGACATTAGTTGCTACAAATGTGGCAGCTCGAGGTCTTGATATAAATGATGTTCAGTTAATTATCCAG TGTGAGTTCCCACGGGAGGTAGAGTCCTATATCCATCGTTCTGGACGAACAGGAAGAGCAG GTAATACTGGGGTTGCTGTTACCCTTTATGATCCAAAAAGATCTAATATATCTAAAATAGAAAGAGAGTCCGGTGTAAAATTTGAGCACATATCTGCCCCGCGGCCTGATGATATTGCTAAAGCTGTTGGAGGTGAAGCTGCTGAAATGATTACCCAAGTTTCTGATAG TGTGATTCCTGCATTCAAAGAAACCGCTGAAGAGCTTTTGAAGAGTTCTGGTTTAACAGTTGTTGAATTGCTTGCAAAGGCTCTTGCAAAGGCTGTT GGTTATACCGAAATAAAGCAAAGATCACTTCTCACATCCATGGAGAACTATGTTACATTGCTTCTTGAAATTGGGAAACCAATCTTCACTCCTTC TTTTGCCTATGGAATCTTGAGGAGATTTTTGCCTGAAGAGAAGGTGGAGGCTGTGAAAGGTCTTTCACTCACTGCTGATGGAAATGGTGCAGTTTTTGATGTACCAGCTGAAGATTTAGATACATATCTTAGTG GTCAGGAAAATGCTGCTAATGTAAGTCTAGAGGTATTGAAGGCTCTGCCACGTTTGCAACAGAGAGATCAATCAAGAGGTGGCAGATTTGGTGATGGTGGCCGAGGTGGTGGGAACAGGTTTGGAAGAGGCGGTGGAGGCAGGAACGGTAGATTTTCAAATGATAGGTTTTCCAATGGTGGTGGAAGAGGTGGTCGTGGAAACTGGGGTGGAAAGAGATGGTGA
- the LOC114191526 gene encoding embryo-specific protein ATS3B isoform X1 yields the protein MLKQVRLLLLFLASGLTLSVSESQSVSLLPHAADSFNVSYIQTWQYFLKQLKNAASCSYLVVISTSCSSPRYTRDQISIAFGDAYGNQIYVPRLDDPTSGTFESCSSDTFQISGPCAYQICYVYLYRHGSDGWRPESVKINSYNGRAVTFYYNTFIPRDTWYGFDLCSGASSSNKVSKQKWLIFMVLGFVLSFWL from the exons atgttgaaacaGGTTCGTCTTCTTCTGCTCTTCTTGGCCTCTGGATTGACCCTCTCCGTTTCAGAGTCACAATCTGTTTCTCTTCTTCCTCATGCTGCTGATTCCTTCAATGTCAGCTATATCCAG ACTTGGCAATATTTTCTTAAACAGCTGAAGAACGCGGCGAGTTGTTCTTACTTGGTGGTTATATCTACCAGTTGTTCGTCTCCTAGGTATACAAGAGATCAGATCAGTATTGCTTTTGGGGATGCTTATGGAAACCAG ATATATGTACCAAGACTGGATGATCCAACTTCAGGTACATTTGAGAGTTGTAGTTCAGATACATTTCAAATAAGTGGTCCATGTGCATATCAGATATGTTATGTGTACCTATATAGACACGGATCAGATGGTTGGAGGCCTGAAAGTGTGAAAATCAATAGTTATAATGGCAGGGCTGTTACTTTCTATTACAACACGTTTATCCCCAGAGATACTTGGTATGGATTTGATTTGTGCAGCGGTGCTTCTTCTTCGAACAAGGTATCCAAGCAGAAATGGCTTATATTTATGGTTCTAGGATTTGTTCTAAGTTTTTGGTTGTAA
- the LOC114191526 gene encoding embryo-specific protein ATS3B isoform X3 yields the protein MLLIPSMSAISRVKTWQYFLKQLKNAASCSYLVVISTSCSSPRYTRDQISIAFGDAYGNQIYVPRLDDPTSGTFESCSSDTFQISGPCAYQICYVYLYRHGSDGWRPESVKINSYNGRAVTFYYNTFIPRDTWYGFDLCSGASSSNKVSKQKWLIFMVLGFVLSFWL from the exons ATGCTGCTGATTCCTTCAATGTCAGCTATATCCAG GGTGAAGACTTGGCAATATTTTCTTAAACAGCTGAAGAACGCGGCGAGTTGTTCTTACTTGGTGGTTATATCTACCAGTTGTTCGTCTCCTAGGTATACAAGAGATCAGATCAGTATTGCTTTTGGGGATGCTTATGGAAACCAG ATATATGTACCAAGACTGGATGATCCAACTTCAGGTACATTTGAGAGTTGTAGTTCAGATACATTTCAAATAAGTGGTCCATGTGCATATCAGATATGTTATGTGTACCTATATAGACACGGATCAGATGGTTGGAGGCCTGAAAGTGTGAAAATCAATAGTTATAATGGCAGGGCTGTTACTTTCTATTACAACACGTTTATCCCCAGAGATACTTGGTATGGATTTGATTTGTGCAGCGGTGCTTCTTCTTCGAACAAGGTATCCAAGCAGAAATGGCTTATATTTATGGTTCTAGGATTTGTTCTAAGTTTTTGGTTGTAA
- the LOC114191526 gene encoding embryo-specific protein ATS3B isoform X2, with protein sequence MLKQVRLLLLFLASGLTLSVSESQSVSLLPHAADSFNVSYIQLKNAASCSYLVVISTSCSSPRYTRDQISIAFGDAYGNQIYVPRLDDPTSGTFESCSSDTFQISGPCAYQICYVYLYRHGSDGWRPESVKINSYNGRAVTFYYNTFIPRDTWYGFDLCSGASSSNKVSKQKWLIFMVLGFVLSFWL encoded by the exons atgttgaaacaGGTTCGTCTTCTTCTGCTCTTCTTGGCCTCTGGATTGACCCTCTCCGTTTCAGAGTCACAATCTGTTTCTCTTCTTCCTCATGCTGCTGATTCCTTCAATGTCAGCTATATCCAG CTGAAGAACGCGGCGAGTTGTTCTTACTTGGTGGTTATATCTACCAGTTGTTCGTCTCCTAGGTATACAAGAGATCAGATCAGTATTGCTTTTGGGGATGCTTATGGAAACCAG ATATATGTACCAAGACTGGATGATCCAACTTCAGGTACATTTGAGAGTTGTAGTTCAGATACATTTCAAATAAGTGGTCCATGTGCATATCAGATATGTTATGTGTACCTATATAGACACGGATCAGATGGTTGGAGGCCTGAAAGTGTGAAAATCAATAGTTATAATGGCAGGGCTGTTACTTTCTATTACAACACGTTTATCCCCAGAGATACTTGGTATGGATTTGATTTGTGCAGCGGTGCTTCTTCTTCGAACAAGGTATCCAAGCAGAAATGGCTTATATTTATGGTTCTAGGATTTGTTCTAAGTTTTTGGTTGTAA
- the LOC114191525 gene encoding xyloglucan galactosyltransferase XLT2 produces the protein MLPKSIHPSLEPQPKTLHTKPTLTSSITSLLKPLFSPQIPRSWIFFTVLFIQILLLCNLRIFSSSIPSPLPAPIVHHSSHALDQCGSGKVFVYDLPQTFNYEILQNCDNLNPWGSRCNSLSNNGFGLNAAALAGIVPEDLLPAWHWTDQFVTEVIFHNRLLNHRCRVKEPESATAFYIPFYAGLAVGKYLWLNSTADERDRHCDMMLRWVMDQPYFKRSNGWDHFITMGRITWDFRRSTDHDWGSSCIYKPGIRNVTRLLIERNPWDYFDVGVPYPTGFHPRSKSDVTRWQNFVQERQRNALFCFAGAPRRAFRQDFRGILLSQCRDAGESCRTVNCTGTRCSNGTSAILETFLDSEFCLQPRGDSFTRRSIFDCMVAGSIPVFFWRRSAYLQYELFLPNEPGSYSVYIDRNAVKNGTVTVKNVLEKFSREEVRQMREKVIEYIPRLIYANTKDGLEDMKDAFDVAIEGVLKRFKEQEQPEFQKWK, from the coding sequence ATGCTTCCCAAATCAATTCATCCCTCACTGGAACCTCAACCCAAAACACTTCATACAAAACCCACCCTCACTTCTTCCATCACCTCCCTCCTCAAACCCCTTTTCTCCCCCCAAATCCCTCGTTCATGGATATTCTTCACTGTCCTCTTCATCCAGATCCTCCTCCTCTGCAACCTCCGCATCTTCTCCTCCTCAATCCCCTCTCCTCTCCCCGCCCCCATCGTCCACCACTCTTCCCATGCCCTAGACCAATGCGGCTCCGGCAAGGTCTTCGTCTACGACCTCCCCCAAACATTCAACTACGAAATCCTCCAGAATTGCGACAACCTCAACCCCTGGGGCTCCCGCTGCAACTCCCTCTCTAACAACGGATTCGGCCTGAACGCCGCCGCGCTGGCCGGAATCGTTCCTGAGGATCTCCTCCCGGCGTGGCACTGGACCGACCAGTTCGTCACTGAAGTCATCTTCCACAACAGATTATTAAATCACAGGTGCAGGGTTAAGGAGCCGGAATCCGCTACGGCATTCTACATACCGTTCTACGCTGGACTGGCGGTTGGGAAGTACCTGTGGCTCAACTCCACAGCTGATGAACGCGATCGCCACTGCGACATGATGCTGCGCTGGGTCATGGACCAACCATATTTTAAAAGATCAAACGGTTGGGATCATTTTATTACCATGGGGCGCATCACATGGGATTTTCGCCGCTCTACGGACCACGATTGGGGTTCTAGCTGCATCTACAAGCCTGGGATAAGAAACGTCACGCGCCTTCTCATAGAGCGCAATCCTTGGGACTATTTCGACGTCGGCGTTCCCTACCCCACCGGATTCCATCCGCGCTCTAAATCCGACGTCACGCGCTGGCAGAACTTTGTCCAGGAGCGCCAACGCAACGCGCTCTTCTGCTTCGCCGGCGCCCCTCGACGCGCGTTCCGCCAAGACTTCCGCGGGATTCTGCTGAGCCAATGCCGCGACGCGGGCGAGTCGTGCCGCACCGTGAACTGCACTGGGACGCGGTGCTCCAACGGCACGTCGGCGATTCTCGAAACGTTTCTGGACTCTGAATTCTGCTTACAGCCGAGAGGGGACAGCTTCACACGCAGGTCCATTTTCGACTGCATGGTGGCCGGTTCGATTCCGGTTTTCTTCTGGCGGCGAAGCGCGTACCTGCAGTACGAGTTGTTCTTGCCGAATGAACCGGGAAGTTACTCGGTTTACATAGACCGGAACGCAGTAAAGAATGGAACCGTAACCGTGAAAAACGTGCTGGAGAAGTTCAGCAGGGAGGAAGTGCGGCAAATGAGGGAGAAAGTGATTGAGTACATTCCGAGGTTGATTTACGCCAACACGAAAGATGGATTAGAGGATATGAAGGACGCGTTCGATGTTGCCATCGAAGGTGTGCTCAAAAGGTTCAAGGAACAGGAACAACCGGAGTTTCAGAAGTGGAAATAG
- the LOC114192611 gene encoding cysteine and histidine-rich domain-containing protein RAR1: MEKTTLMVRCQRIGCDATFSEDDNPDGSCRYHDSGPIFHDGTKEWSCCKKRSHDFSLFLEIPGCKTGKHTAVKQVIAPVKKNTTPPPTAVSSTNASSKDTCSRCRQGFFCSDHGSQSKPVNVVDKSPNLVGDVSAVNNSSVKAPKPKKIVDINEPQICKNKGCGQTFKEKDNHDTACSYHPGPAVFHDRMRGWKCCDIHVKEFDEFMNIPPCTKGWHSADPES, encoded by the exons ATGGAGAAGACAACACTTATGGTTCGATGCCAGAGGATTGGGTGCGACGCCACCTTCTCCGAGGACGACAATCCTGACGGTTCCTGTCGATACCATGATTCg GGG CCTATATTTCATGATGGAACAAAAGAATGGAGTTGTTGCAAGAAAAGAAGTCATGATTTTAGCTTGTTTTTGGAAATTCCGGG ATGTAAGACTGGAAAACATACAGCAGTCAAGCAAGTAATTGCGCCAGTGAAGAAGAACACCACGCCCCCTCCAACTGCTGTTTCTTCAACCAATGCTTCGTCAAAGGACACTTGTTCCAGATGTAGGCAGGGTTTCTTTTGCTCAGACCATG GTTCACAAAGCAAACCAGTTAACGTTGTAGACAAGTCCCCAAATCTTGTTGGAGACGTCTCTGCTGTTAACAATTCAAGTGTTAAGGCTCCAAAACCTAAGAAGATCGTCGATATAAATGAACCCCAAATATGCAAAAATAAAGGATGTGGTCAAACGTTCAAGGAAAAGGATAATCATGACACTGCTTGCAGCTACCATCCCGGCCCTGCTGTTTTTCATGACCGGATGAGAGGG TGGAAGTGCTGTGATATTCATGTAAAAGAATTTGATGAGTTTATGAACATTCCTCCATGCACAAAGGGATGGCATAGTGCAGATCCAGAGTCCTGA